In Takifugu flavidus isolate HTHZ2018 chromosome 5, ASM371156v2, whole genome shotgun sequence, the following proteins share a genomic window:
- the adra2b gene encoding alpha-2B adrenergic receptor, whose product MASTLDSSCSLELSSWNISTSVGASVPCNQSVIKPAPYSPEATAAFATAITLMVVFTIVGNIMVIIAVLTSRSLRGPQNLFLVSLAAADILVATLIIPFSLANELLGYWYFKSLWCEIYLALDVLFCTSSIVHLCAISLDRYLSISRVTYGRQRTPKRIKAAIVVVWLISAIISFPPLLSLNKSEAEDQENQRGPQCQLNDERWYILYSTIGSFFAPCLIMILVYIKIYQIAKQRSRRPPGEPRKDGASCATPNQPARHVQANGKDEDSTPPSSSKTSNARPPTLAITPSPTPGENQTSNNPCSNNLLQPPSSSPAATPNAASLKSSTPTSVPAPNAKEEGKKGKRRGKKKADNNNGDSSSTESDMEHSHGGGRGSSSIPGSPAGGGIHSPGSVKRFRDMIATSKGAQLVPGRKSKPESNPGAARRKAMVNREKRFTFVLAVVIGVFVVCWFPFFFSYSLKAVCPDTCAIPDPLFTFFFWIGYCNSSLNPVIYTVFNKDFRKAFKKILCGSTKGTFF is encoded by the coding sequence ATGGCCTCGACTCtggacagcagctgctccttaGAGCTGAGCAGCTGGAACATCAGCACAAGCGTGGGAGCCTCTGTTCCCTGCAACCAGAGTGTGATAAAACCTGCCCCTTACTCGCCGGAGGCCACCGCAGCCTTCGCCACCGCCATAACCCTGATGGTCGTCTTCACCATCGTGGGGAACATCATGGTCATCATCGCCGTCCTCACCAGTCGGTCCCTCCGCGGTCCACAGAACCTCTTTTTAGTGTCGCTGGCTGCTGCAGACATTCTAGTGGCGACGCTCATCATCCCATTTTCTCTGGCTAACGAACTGCTCGGGTACTGGTACTTCAAGTCGCTGTGGTGTGAAATCTACCTGGCCCTGGATGTCCTCTTCTGCACCTCTTCCATTGTGCACCTGTGTGCCATCTCGCTCGACCGCTACCTGTCCATCTCCAGGGTCACTTATGGGCGTCAGCGCACCCCAAAGCGCATCAAAGCTGCCATTGTGGTGGTGTGGCTCATCTCTGCCATcatctccttccctcctctgctctccctgaACAAAAGCGAGGCAGAAGACCAGGAGAACCAGAGGGGACCCCAGTGCCAGCTGAACGACGAGAGGTGGTATATCCTGTACTCCACCATCGGCTCCTTCTTTGCCCCATGCCTCATAATGATCCTCGTCTACATCAAAATCTACCAAATTGCAAAGCAGCGATCTCGCCGTCCGCCGGGCGAGCCCAGGAAAGACGGGGCCAGCTGCGCTACGCCGAATCAGCCCGCCCGTCACGTACAGGCCAATGGAAAGGACGAAGACAGCACACCCCCTTCGTCTAGCAAAACCTCCAACGCCAGACCACCTACCCTCGCCATCACCCCTTCTCCAACTCCTGGAGAAAATCAGACCTCCAACAATCCCTGCTCCAATAATCTCCTCCAACCTCCGTCCTCCTCGCCAGCCGCGACCCCTAACGCAGCCTCCCTCAAGAGCTCAACCCCTACTTCGGTGCCCGCTCCCAACGctaaagaggaggggaaaaaaggcaagcGTCGGGGGAAGAAAAAAGCCGACAACAACAACGGCGACAGTTCGAGCACAGAAAGCGACATGGAGCACAGCCACGGGGGCGGCAGAGGAAGCTCCAGCATCCCGGGGTCACCTGCTGGAGGCGGGATCCACTCCCCAGGCTCAGTGAAGCGCTTTCGAGACATGATCGCCACGTCGAAGGGAGCTCAGCTGGTGCCGGGACGGAAGTCAAAGCCGGAGAGCAACCCCGGCGCGGCCAGACGCAAAGCGATGGTCAACAGAGAGAAGCGCTTCACCTTTGTTCTGGCCGTGGTGATCGGCGTCTTTGTCGTCTGCTGGTTCCCGTTCTTCTTCTCCTATTCTCTGAAGGCCGTGTGCCCAGACACGTGCGCCATCCCTGACCCACtctttacttttttcttctgGATCGGGTACTGCAATTCCTCCCTCAACCCAGTCATTTACACCGTCTTTAACAAAGACTTCCGAAAGGCCTTCAAAAAGATCCTGTGTGGAAGCACCAAGGGTACTTTCTTTTAG